A genome region from Thermococcus onnurineus NA1 includes the following:
- a CDS encoding TIGR00269 family protein → MRCSKCGRPAVYHARYTGRYYCKKHFNEMVEKKFKETVKKYRLVEKGERIAVGVSGGKDSVVLLHLLAKLQKKFPFELVAVTIDEGIAGYRPPSVEIARRNAEKLGIEHHIYSFKEYIGFTLDETVEIMGSFEKGERVGACSYCGVWRRWLLNHAAKEVEADKLAVGHNLDDEVQMFIMNILRGDIARLGRTGPYYEEIHPELVPRIKPLREIPEKEIILYAVLNEIEVDLSECPYAVEAFRAEIRDWINEMEEKHPGTKYQILRSYDKLFPLIAKTYTKRTSELNRCKICGQPTTGEICKACQFRLQVERKAREKGLTFRME, encoded by the coding sequence ATGAGATGCTCTAAATGCGGGAGACCAGCCGTCTACCATGCACGCTACACGGGAAGGTACTACTGCAAGAAGCACTTCAACGAGATGGTAGAGAAGAAGTTTAAGGAGACCGTTAAGAAGTACAGACTCGTAGAGAAGGGTGAAAGGATAGCCGTTGGCGTGAGCGGCGGAAAGGACAGCGTTGTTCTTCTCCATCTCCTTGCTAAGCTCCAGAAAAAGTTCCCCTTCGAGCTGGTGGCGGTGACGATAGACGAGGGAATAGCCGGCTACCGTCCACCGAGCGTGGAGATAGCCAGAAGAAACGCGGAGAAGCTCGGTATAGAGCATCATATTTATTCGTTCAAGGAATACATAGGATTCACCCTCGACGAAACAGTTGAGATAATGGGAAGCTTTGAGAAGGGTGAAAGAGTCGGAGCCTGCTCCTACTGCGGAGTTTGGAGGAGGTGGCTTCTCAACCACGCGGCCAAAGAGGTGGAGGCTGATAAGTTAGCCGTCGGCCACAACCTCGACGATGAGGTTCAGATGTTCATAATGAACATACTTAGGGGAGACATTGCCCGCTTGGGCAGAACCGGGCCTTACTACGAAGAGATTCATCCTGAGCTTGTTCCAAGAATAAAGCCCCTCCGCGAGATTCCCGAGAAGGAGATAATACTCTACGCAGTGCTGAACGAGATTGAAGTCGATTTGAGCGAGTGCCCCTACGCTGTCGAAGCCTTCCGCGCCGAGATAAGGGACTGGATCAACGAGATGGAAGAGAAGCATCCAGGAACCAAGTACCAGATTCTCAGGAGCTACGACAAACTCTTCCCTCTCATAGCAAAAACCTATACCAAACGGACGAGCGAGCTTAACCGCTGCAAGATATGCGGCCAGCCGACAACGGGCGAGATATGCAAGGCCTGCCAGTTCAGGTTACAGGTAGAGAGAAAGGCTAGGGAAAAGGGGCTGACCTTCAGAATGGAATAG
- a CDS encoding site-2 protease family protein, giving the protein MNSTLTMMIIGILAFWAVLYALFGRKYDEENEEGLAVDLFIAMWRTKKLLGFIDNLAHRWKRFWRVYGDIGIALGFLGMAYVFYALLKTAMNTIQTGGEQAGVQLVIPGITIPLSYGLIALVVVMVVHELSHGVVARAENLPLKSVGLVLLAVIPGAFVEPDEEALEKAPLRTRLRVYGAGSLANIVTALIAVLIINFAITPVLQPAGILVSGVLEDGPAYGVLQQGDVIIAMDGQQIKDMEQFINFMNTTKPGQVLTITVLRGGNEINLQLKLGAHPDNPERGYIGIYPAPHYVSKVGHENIIFPLFFTFYWIYVLNLGIGLMNLFPLVPLDGGRMLDDVVKTYLPENVAKPVRYFTIGVGLFLLALNLWPALRGIMG; this is encoded by the coding sequence ATGAACAGCACGCTCACCATGATGATCATTGGCATCCTAGCATTTTGGGCCGTGCTCTACGCCCTCTTCGGGAGAAAATACGACGAAGAGAATGAAGAGGGCTTGGCTGTTGACCTTTTCATAGCTATGTGGCGAACAAAGAAACTGTTAGGCTTTATAGACAATCTCGCCCATAGATGGAAGCGCTTCTGGAGGGTTTATGGAGATATAGGAATAGCCCTCGGCTTCCTTGGCATGGCCTATGTCTTCTACGCCCTCCTAAAGACCGCGATGAATACGATACAGACCGGAGGCGAGCAGGCCGGAGTCCAGCTTGTGATACCAGGCATTACGATTCCCCTCTCATACGGCCTGATAGCCCTTGTAGTTGTCATGGTCGTCCACGAGCTGAGTCATGGAGTAGTCGCAAGGGCTGAAAATCTGCCCCTAAAGTCAGTCGGCTTGGTTCTTCTCGCCGTAATCCCCGGTGCCTTTGTTGAGCCCGACGAGGAGGCCCTTGAGAAAGCCCCACTGAGAACGAGGCTGAGGGTTTACGGCGCAGGCTCGCTCGCCAACATAGTGACGGCTCTGATAGCGGTTCTCATAATCAACTTCGCAATAACCCCGGTTCTCCAGCCGGCAGGAATACTCGTCTCTGGAGTCCTTGAAGACGGTCCCGCTTACGGCGTTCTCCAGCAGGGGGATGTAATAATCGCAATGGACGGTCAGCAGATCAAGGACATGGAGCAGTTCATTAATTTCATGAACACGACTAAGCCAGGCCAAGTGCTGACAATCACCGTATTGAGGGGCGGGAATGAAATAAACCTCCAGCTGAAGCTCGGAGCGCACCCGGATAACCCGGAAAGAGGTTATATTGGTATTTATCCAGCACCACACTACGTCTCAAAGGTAGGACACGAGAACATAATCTTTCCGCTGTTCTTCACGTTCTACTGGATATACGTGCTCAACCTTGGAATCGGCCTCATGAACCTCTTCCCACTCGTTCCATTGGACGGCGGCAGGATGCTCGATGATGTAGTCAAGACGTATCTGCCGGAAAATGTGGCCAAGCCCGTAAGGTACTTCACGATAGGAGTCGGATTGTTCCTCCTAGCGCTGAACCTGTGGCCGGCCTTAAGGGGTATTATGGGCTAA
- a CDS encoding glycosyltransferase, which yields MRPAVSIVIPTYNRNKLLTRAIESVLSQGFDDFEVLVIDGARSNSTRELVRSYGDGRLRYIPQRGKGIADARNLGVKKARGEYIAFLDDDDQWLPEKLGLQMELFKSLPSTYGLIYTAFNYYYLERNKILGTKKPKARGNVYRHLLKDNITGTSTIMVRRECFKRAGLFRMSFPTCEDWDMWLRMSRVCLFEAIDEPLVNYSIHSGQFSFAKYLAGRYRMIEAHGDIRHDPQVLSYHLLQIGILKLFSGDRTGEKDVLRAFKLNPAMTGNLQDVLGSIFDVRTKIYILKFLGRL from the coding sequence GTGAGGCCAGCTGTTTCCATCGTTATCCCCACATATAACCGAAACAAGCTCTTAACGCGGGCCATTGAAAGCGTTCTAAGCCAGGGATTCGACGACTTCGAAGTTCTCGTAATAGACGGTGCGCGAAGCAATTCAACGAGGGAACTCGTACGCTCGTACGGGGATGGAAGGCTTCGCTACATTCCGCAGAGAGGAAAGGGGATAGCCGACGCGAGGAACCTCGGCGTTAAGAAAGCGCGGGGAGAGTACATAGCCTTTCTGGATGACGACGACCAGTGGCTTCCGGAAAAGCTCGGGCTCCAGATGGAGCTTTTTAAGAGCTTACCCTCCACATACGGCCTCATATACACGGCATTCAACTATTACTATCTCGAGAGAAACAAAATCCTTGGAACTAAAAAGCCAAAGGCTAGGGGTAACGTTTACCGTCACCTGCTGAAGGACAACATAACGGGAACGTCAACGATTATGGTGAGAAGGGAGTGCTTCAAACGGGCGGGCCTATTCAGAATGAGCTTCCCAACGTGCGAAGACTGGGATATGTGGCTCAGGATGTCAAGAGTATGTCTCTTCGAGGCAATAGACGAACCTCTCGTAAACTACTCCATCCATTCTGGCCAGTTCTCCTTTGCCAAATATCTGGCCGGCAGGTACAGAATGATAGAGGCGCATGGGGACATAAGGCATGACCCTCAAGTTTTGAGCTACCACCTTCTCCAGATAGGTATTCTAAAGCTGTTCAGCGGTGACAGAACGGGTGAAAAGGATGTACTCAGGGCCTTCAAGCTTAACCCCGCGATGACGGGCAATCTCCAAGATGTTCTCGGCTCTATTTTCGATGTGAGAACAAAGATATACATCCTGAAGTTCCTGGGCAGACTGTGA
- a CDS encoding sulfatase-like hydrolase/transferase, whose translation MNMNKPHVIIIVLDTLRKDYSNGIEDKLVKEFGFTGYENAIAPSPWTIPSHASMFTGLYPLYHGVHEGKKRKVPDVKFREDGTYLQEVLASLGYTTYLFTANFFIGPDFGIKGFSEFHDTLKPLIEDRDREALNKVLKKYQPKNGLELVKALMKDKEFVLPFKVLWRIISRYGEGWPKDKGAKVTNELLKELNFKAPSYIFINLMEVHEPYSLFEGFTDAPVVNRLLGEEPELVEKWRKGYPEQVKYLEKRLVEMLGILQEKGILENSITIVTSDHGQLLGEYGGKLGHGVFLHDELLRVPLLIRLPNKEPPKEENGYISLARIKPLILSIIQGKEFSLTSEYTIAESFGTHYPYPNLAKDKKELVQELEKYRLKLYHRDGTAVFNVEDWCFEEINAENEEEFRNIAKKLIVKHLSLFAGKGVAK comes from the coding sequence ATGAATATGAATAAACCCCATGTAATCATAATAGTCCTTGATACCCTCAGAAAGGACTACTCCAATGGGATAGAGGATAAACTGGTTAAGGAGTTCGGATTCACAGGATACGAGAACGCAATAGCCCCCTCACCATGGACTATCCCGAGTCATGCATCGATGTTCACTGGCCTCTACCCCCTCTATCACGGTGTGCACGAGGGCAAGAAGAGGAAAGTGCCTGACGTGAAGTTCAGGGAGGATGGGACGTACCTGCAAGAGGTTTTAGCTTCCCTCGGATATACGACCTACCTCTTCACTGCAAACTTCTTCATCGGGCCAGACTTTGGGATAAAGGGCTTTTCCGAATTCCACGACACGCTAAAACCCCTCATCGAGGATCGGGACAGAGAGGCGCTCAACAAGGTGCTCAAAAAGTATCAGCCCAAAAATGGGCTGGAGCTTGTCAAAGCCTTGATGAAAGATAAGGAGTTCGTCCTGCCTTTCAAAGTCCTTTGGAGAATCATAAGCAGATATGGAGAAGGATGGCCAAAGGACAAGGGTGCAAAAGTTACGAACGAGCTCCTTAAGGAACTCAACTTTAAGGCTCCATCCTACATCTTCATCAACCTGATGGAAGTCCACGAGCCATACTCCCTCTTTGAAGGGTTCACAGATGCCCCCGTGGTCAACAGACTCCTCGGGGAAGAGCCCGAGCTGGTGGAGAAGTGGAGGAAAGGGTATCCAGAACAGGTTAAATACCTTGAAAAAAGACTCGTGGAGATGCTCGGTATCCTTCAGGAAAAGGGGATACTCGAGAACTCCATAACCATAGTGACTAGCGACCACGGCCAGCTGCTCGGGGAATATGGGGGAAAGCTTGGGCACGGCGTTTTTCTCCATGACGAGCTTTTAAGAGTTCCCCTTCTCATCAGATTGCCCAATAAAGAGCCCCCCAAGGAGGAGAACGGATACATCAGCCTTGCAAGGATAAAGCCCCTAATTTTAAGCATTATTCAAGGCAAGGAGTTCAGCCTTACCTCAGAGTACACCATAGCGGAGAGCTTTGGCACCCACTATCCGTATCCAAATCTGGCGAAGGATAAAAAGGAGCTCGTCCAAGAGCTTGAGAAGTACAGGCTGAAGCTCTACCACAGGGATGGCACGGCTGTCTTCAACGTTGAGGACTGGTGCTTTGAAGAAATAAACGCGGAAAACGAAGAAGAGTTCAGGAATATCGCCAAAAAGCTCATAGTCAAACACCTAAGCCTCTTCGCAGGCAAGGGGGTGGCCAAGTGA
- a CDS encoding glycosyltransferase family 4 protein, with protein sequence MKRVVMTLSNPFKPDPRVYKEASSLVKAGYDVTIIAWDREEKYPKMETMNGIKILRIHIKSCYGLPLCFTVGLFLFYLRSLFLLMKMDFDIIHTHDFDTAILGFILKKMKNKVWVYDVHDLYESMVKLVSGEKLARIVRYVDSYFQKNADLVFTASQKVKQVVQRNNKNVFVILNTVNPDYLKNLPKYPTFTIFYGGVLSGNRFLLEMLKIAERLGVTYRVAGKGWVDVEEILKKQLGKNFLGFIPHEQIFVELERAHLTFAIYDPRFENIRLSLPNKVFEAASVKTPILVSRGTALAELVESMKIGWAVEYEVRDVENMVFFLLANPKHLKKAGHIGHKIYLKKYTWNFVEQILFGVYPWGG encoded by the coding sequence ATGAAACGGGTTGTGATGACTCTCAGTAATCCCTTCAAACCGGATCCTCGAGTCTACAAAGAGGCATCCAGCCTCGTGAAAGCTGGATATGATGTTACTATAATTGCCTGGGATAGGGAGGAAAAATACCCCAAGATGGAGACTATGAATGGAATAAAAATCCTCAGGATTCACATTAAATCTTGCTATGGACTTCCACTGTGCTTTACTGTGGGTTTATTCCTGTTTTACCTGCGCTCTCTGTTTTTGTTAATGAAGATGGACTTTGACATTATACACACCCATGACTTTGACACTGCAATTCTGGGATTTATTCTCAAAAAGATGAAAAATAAGGTGTGGGTGTATGATGTGCACGATCTGTATGAGAGCATGGTCAAGCTGGTCTCAGGTGAGAAACTTGCTCGGATTGTGAGATATGTGGATTCATATTTTCAGAAAAATGCAGATTTGGTATTTACTGCGAGTCAGAAAGTTAAACAAGTGGTCCAAAGAAACAACAAGAATGTTTTTGTTATCTTAAACACAGTTAACCCAGATTATCTCAAAAATCTCCCGAAGTATCCTACTTTCACGATTTTTTACGGAGGAGTACTGTCGGGAAACAGATTTCTTCTGGAGATGCTTAAGATTGCGGAACGCCTTGGCGTAACTTACAGGGTTGCGGGAAAGGGATGGGTTGATGTTGAAGAGATTTTGAAGAAACAGCTGGGAAAGAATTTCTTGGGGTTCATACCCCATGAGCAAATATTTGTTGAACTTGAGAGAGCACATCTAACCTTTGCGATCTATGATCCGCGTTTTGAAAACATCCGATTGAGTCTTCCCAACAAGGTATTTGAGGCTGCTAGTGTTAAGACTCCAATTTTGGTATCCCGTGGGACAGCACTGGCTGAGCTTGTTGAAAGCATGAAAATTGGGTGGGCTGTGGAATATGAGGTAAGGGATGTTGAAAATATGGTGTTCTTTTTGTTAGCGAATCCAAAACATCTAAAAAAGGCTGGACATATAGGCCATAAAATTTATCTAAAGAAGTATACGTGGAATTTTGTTGAGCAGATTTTGTTTGGGGTTTATCCTTGGGGTGGGTGA
- a CDS encoding glycosyltransferase: MVSASRKHQRKVKICLWGNRGSFYETHIRLLKSCKDYSVVSIGSSDAKEVDIELFESSDEGNILRIFMGLLGRLFRVPFLFSKLDAWCDVHIVHYLNIWYLFALAVLPLKKPVVYVPYGTDWKLREKTGRKKPRIYRLIFNFVVKRKLSLILFEFHFNSKYFAEIWEMRDSRKMFLTIIFPIRSPFYSCRINAIRKNPRYTLIFSPRALLPFYNHHLLVDILSKSEFKEQLVLLFIDTFNLKTVYAQHVVSKAKEYGIKTSVIPRFLSAEEMARMFLLSDFNVNIPMDDQFGMSIMEGALLCSVPVLNKNIWSYYDIMSYKNAIFVDPYSPEEAAKTLDNAFSDKKFQRKMCRINRKIFENRRESIVIDNLRTVINRILNGGGFDVHPVYRMETSRNTTW; encoded by the coding sequence ATGGTATCTGCTTCTAGAAAACACCAGAGAAAGGTGAAAATATGCCTTTGGGGTAACAGGGGTTCGTTTTATGAGACCCATATTAGACTCCTTAAATCGTGCAAGGATTACTCTGTAGTTTCAATAGGTTCCTCTGATGCCAAGGAAGTTGATATAGAACTGTTTGAATCATCTGATGAGGGGAATATTCTACGAATATTTATGGGACTACTTGGAAGGCTATTTCGGGTTCCATTCCTCTTTTCAAAGCTCGATGCTTGGTGTGATGTGCATATCGTTCATTATTTGAATATCTGGTATCTTTTTGCATTGGCAGTTTTACCTCTTAAGAAACCTGTGGTGTATGTTCCTTATGGTACTGACTGGAAATTAAGAGAAAAAACTGGGAGAAAGAAGCCACGTATTTATCGGTTAATATTTAATTTTGTAGTAAAAAGAAAGCTCTCTCTGATTTTATTCGAATTCCATTTCAATTCAAAGTATTTTGCTGAAATATGGGAGATGCGTGACTCTCGAAAGATGTTCTTAACAATTATTTTTCCGATTAGGAGTCCCTTCTATTCTTGTAGAATAAACGCTATTCGGAAAAACCCGAGATACACTCTAATCTTCTCCCCAAGGGCGTTGCTACCTTTTTATAACCACCATTTGTTGGTGGATATATTGAGCAAGTCAGAGTTCAAGGAACAACTTGTGTTGCTCTTCATTGATACATTCAATTTAAAGACAGTATATGCTCAGCATGTTGTCTCTAAAGCTAAAGAATATGGTATTAAAACCTCAGTTATTCCACGATTTTTATCTGCTGAGGAAATGGCTAGGATGTTCCTTTTATCTGATTTTAACGTTAATATCCCTATGGATGACCAGTTTGGAATGTCTATAATGGAAGGGGCATTGCTTTGTAGTGTTCCAGTCTTAAATAAAAATATATGGTCATACTATGATATTATGAGTTATAAGAATGCGATATTTGTTGATCCATACTCTCCAGAGGAAGCTGCAAAGACCCTCGATAATGCGTTTTCCGATAAAAAATTTCAAAGAAAAATGTGCAGGATTAACAGAAAGATTTTTGAAAACCGCAGGGAATCAATAGTAATAGATAACCTGAGAACTGTAATCAACAGGATACTGAATGGTGGTGGTTTTGATGTCCACCCGGTTTATAGAATGGAGACCTCCCGAAATACAACATGGTAA
- a CDS encoding acyltransferase yields the protein MSTRFIEWRPPEIQHGKLTRWNWMVQYPEGLKLGKYTDIGAFTYINAKYGVTIEDYVQIGSHCSIYSESTIDGKTGQVIIKRNARIGSHSVVMPGVTIGENSIIGAFSFVNKDIPPNVIAFGVPVKVYRRLTDEEIEKLMEGISK from the coding sequence ATGTCCACCCGGTTTATAGAATGGAGACCTCCCGAAATACAACATGGTAAATTAACTCGTTGGAACTGGATGGTTCAGTATCCTGAGGGTCTTAAACTGGGCAAATATACAGATATTGGAGCATTTACCTACATAAATGCCAAATATGGTGTCACAATTGAAGATTACGTCCAAATAGGCTCTCACTGTTCGATTTATTCTGAATCGACCATAGATGGGAAGACTGGCCAGGTTATTATCAAAAGAAATGCTAGGATTGGAAGTCATAGTGTGGTAATGCCTGGAGTTACAATCGGAGAAAACTCGATAATTGGTGCGTTCAGCTTTGTGAACAAGGATATTCCACCAAACGTCATAGCATTTGGTGTTCCAGTGAAAGTCTACCGGAGACTGACTGATGAGGAAATAGAGAAACTGATGGAGGGGATTAGTAAATGA
- a CDS encoding DegT/DnrJ/EryC1/StrS family aminotransferase, whose amino-acid sequence MKIPLFKIYWDKNDIAAVEKVIRSGMQWCIGEQVIELERRICEYIGTKYCVTFNSGGSALHALMLTYKFGPGDEIIVPSFTFIATAYAPLYVGARPVFADIEEKTMGLDPEDVKERITPKTRAILAVHYGGMPCKIRELREIAEDYNLILIEDAAEAFGARVKDRHVGTFGDAAIFSFCQNKIFTTSEGGAVVTNDKNVYERLKLIASYGRITEKDYFTSRATVDYVEVGYNWRLSTILAALGLSQLEKVDRLIELRRKNAHLLNNALRKLKGLYVLDEPEDYFAVYQLYTLRVLDRNKTRDALMEYLSNRGVSTRVYFEPVHKYTVFRSLGYHNVDLPVTEEISSQVLSLPMYPHMTKGEIDYIISSIKDFFEGEN is encoded by the coding sequence ATGAAAATTCCCCTATTTAAAATCTATTGGGATAAGAATGACATAGCTGCTGTTGAAAAAGTGATTCGTTCTGGGATGCAATGGTGTATTGGGGAACAAGTAATAGAACTTGAAAGAAGAATCTGTGAGTATATTGGGACTAAGTACTGTGTGACATTCAATTCTGGTGGCTCAGCACTTCATGCACTTATGCTAACCTACAAGTTTGGACCTGGAGATGAAATAATTGTTCCCTCGTTTACGTTCATCGCTACTGCTTATGCCCCTCTGTATGTAGGAGCAAGGCCGGTCTTTGCTGATATTGAAGAGAAAACTATGGGTTTGGATCCAGAGGATGTCAAGGAGAGGATAACTCCTAAAACAAGGGCGATACTAGCAGTTCATTATGGTGGGATGCCATGTAAAATACGGGAGCTCAGGGAGATAGCTGAGGATTATAACCTTATATTGATTGAAGACGCCGCTGAGGCCTTTGGAGCCAGAGTAAAAGATAGACACGTTGGTACCTTTGGGGATGCTGCCATTTTCAGCTTCTGCCAGAATAAGATTTTCACGACAAGCGAGGGTGGGGCAGTGGTTACAAATGACAAAAATGTATACGAACGGCTAAAACTTATTGCTTCTTATGGCAGGATTACCGAGAAAGACTACTTCACTTCTAGAGCAACGGTTGATTATGTGGAAGTTGGGTATAACTGGAGACTCTCAACCATTTTAGCTGCACTGGGATTGTCGCAGCTAGAGAAAGTCGACAGGCTAATTGAATTGAGAAGAAAAAATGCACATTTATTAAACAACGCTCTCAGGAAATTAAAAGGACTTTATGTGCTGGATGAACCTGAGGACTATTTTGCCGTTTACCAGCTGTATACACTAAGAGTTCTGGATAGAAACAAAACAAGGGACGCACTTATGGAATATCTATCAAATAGGGGGGTATCCACTAGGGTTTACTTTGAGCCAGTGCATAAGTACACAGTATTTAGAAGTTTAGGATATCATAATGTTGATCTCCCTGTAACGGAAGAGATTTCCTCTCAAGTTTTGAGCCTACCAATGTATCCCCATATGACCAAGGGAGAAATAGATTACATAATCTCATCGATTAAAGACTTCTTTGAGGGTGAAAACTGA
- a CDS encoding SDR family NAD(P)-dependent oxidoreductase gives MEENVFKNKNVLVTGGTGSIGREIVRQLLRTEVNKVVVMSRDEIKHFIMRKEILDDRLEFVVGDVRDFQSASNVFKLYDINIVFHAAAMKHVVISEEFPFEAVKTNIIGTQNLVELALHHGTEKFVTISTDKAANPTTVMGATKFIAERITLNANKLAKNESAFMVVRFGNVANSRGSVIPIFITTLVNKKTLFVSDPEVTRFIMRISDAVRLVFKATELAEGGELFILKMNAFKLGDLVEVMRRDIAPLVGIDPGEVTVKLIGLSPGEKLHEDLINEVESHYIEDLGNMYRIKIGEPSLGEVHSNVVKYSSKEAPKLSRKELRDIVLEYLRIGGQHNGEQ, from the coding sequence ATGGAAGAAAACGTATTCAAAAATAAGAATGTTCTTGTCACGGGTGGTACAGGTAGCATTGGTAGGGAGATAGTTAGGCAACTCCTGAGGACTGAGGTTAACAAGGTTGTGGTGATGAGCAGAGATGAAATTAAACACTTCATCATGAGAAAAGAGATACTAGACGATCGCTTGGAATTTGTGGTCGGTGATGTGAGAGACTTTCAAAGTGCCAGTAATGTATTTAAACTATATGACATTAATATCGTGTTCCATGCTGCCGCAATGAAACATGTGGTTATCTCAGAAGAGTTCCCTTTTGAGGCAGTGAAAACAAACATTATAGGAACTCAGAATCTTGTAGAATTGGCCCTCCATCATGGAACTGAAAAATTCGTTACAATAAGCACTGATAAAGCTGCAAACCCCACCACAGTCATGGGGGCTACAAAGTTCATTGCTGAAAGGATAACGTTGAATGCAAACAAGCTTGCCAAGAATGAAAGTGCATTTATGGTAGTGCGATTTGGAAATGTTGCCAACTCAAGGGGTTCAGTAATCCCTATTTTTATTACTACCTTAGTTAACAAAAAAACATTGTTTGTCTCTGACCCTGAGGTTACACGGTTCATTATGAGGATTTCAGATGCTGTACGGCTTGTCTTTAAGGCTACTGAGCTAGCGGAAGGGGGTGAGTTATTCATACTGAAAATGAATGCCTTTAAACTGGGAGATTTAGTAGAGGTTATGAGAAGAGACATTGCCCCATTAGTCGGTATTGATCCTGGAGAGGTCACTGTGAAACTTATTGGCCTATCTCCGGGGGAGAAATTGCATGAGGACTTAATAAACGAAGTGGAAAGTCATTATATAGAGGACTTAGGAAACATGTATAGAATTAAAATTGGTGAACCCTCCTTGGGCGAAGTTCATTCCAATGTTGTAAAATATAGTTCAAAAGAGGCGCCAAAACTGTCAAGAAAAGAATTAAGGGATATAGTTTTGGAATACCTCAGAATAGGGGGTCAGCATAATGGAGAGCAATAA
- a CDS encoding sulfotransferase domain-containing protein has product MESNKSLPNFFIVGEPRSGTTSLYHYLRQHPEIFMSWIKEPNYFCKDFHEEVLQFFKDEKELLVRFPYHDYRRYVSLFQNATGYKVIGEASVIYLYSKVAAQNIYEFNPESKILAVFREPSDFLYSLYHVFLRELHETIGDFKKALDMEPLRKQGKYIPKYVLFPSMLYYSEWPKYSEQLSRYYKYFDPSQVKVIIFDDLKSNLEKTYREILQFLGVSTNFIPKFKVYNSNSTYRFPVLKRFIIEVSKTSLRGVIPERLRKLIWREFIVPLNKLNMKPLPREPLPEDIRFSLMKQFKSEITRLGDLIGRDLELLWGYENV; this is encoded by the coding sequence ATGGAGAGCAATAAGTCTCTTCCAAATTTTTTCATAGTTGGGGAGCCCAGAAGTGGCACGACTTCCCTATATCACTATCTTAGGCAACATCCTGAGATATTTATGAGCTGGATAAAGGAACCGAATTATTTTTGTAAGGACTTTCATGAGGAAGTCTTACAATTTTTTAAAGATGAAAAGGAACTCCTAGTTCGTTTTCCTTATCATGACTATCGCCGTTATGTTAGCTTATTTCAAAATGCTACTGGATATAAGGTAATTGGAGAAGCATCCGTGATATATCTGTACTCCAAAGTAGCCGCTCAAAATATCTATGAGTTTAATCCTGAGTCAAAAATACTTGCTGTTTTTAGGGAACCTAGTGACTTTTTATATTCCCTGTATCATGTGTTCCTTCGGGAACTTCATGAGACTATTGGGGATTTTAAAAAAGCGCTTGACATGGAGCCTCTTAGGAAACAAGGAAAATACATACCTAAATATGTCCTGTTCCCGTCGATGCTATATTATTCAGAATGGCCCAAATATTCTGAGCAATTAAGCAGGTACTATAAATATTTTGACCCATCACAGGTTAAAGTTATAATATTCGATGACTTAAAATCGAATCTGGAGAAGACGTATCGTGAGATACTTCAATTCCTAGGGGTCAGTACTAATTTCATTCCTAAATTTAAAGTATACAATTCGAATTCCACTTATCGATTCCCAGTTCTAAAGAGGTTCATAATTGAGGTCTCAAAAACATCGCTTCGCGGTGTAATCCCTGAACGGCTTAGGAAGCTCATTTGGCGCGAGTTTATTGTCCCCCTGAACAAGCTCAATATGAAACCTCTTCCACGTGAACCTCTGCCGGAGGATATTCGCTTTAGCCTAATGAAGCAGTTCAAGTCGGAGATCACGAGGCTTGGGGATTTGATTGGACGAGATTTAGAGCTTTTGTGGGGATATGAAAACGTATGA